From Methanosarcina lacustris Z-7289, one genomic window encodes:
- a CDS encoding phosphoglycolate phosphatase has translation MKFKAIVVDIDGTITCENRELHLGAVKKIRSLKVPVVLATGNILCYARTTSKLIGLDGAVIAENGGAITVRYDLNGTFEGSLEECEKAFSFLSGHFKLTKLDPFYRKTEIALRRDFDLKKAINLLETQNFDVEMVDTKYAIHIKSTRINKGVGLEKLAEMMGLEAADFVAIGDSANDVELFEAAGFGIAVANGDEKIKEAANYVTDASFGEGAVEAIEFLESNGWI, from the coding sequence ATGAAATTCAAAGCTATTGTCGTTGACATTGACGGGACAATTACCTGCGAAAACAGGGAACTCCATCTGGGCGCCGTCAAAAAAATCCGTTCCCTTAAAGTTCCGGTAGTCCTTGCCACAGGCAACATCCTCTGTTATGCCAGGACAACATCAAAGCTTATAGGCCTGGACGGGGCTGTGATCGCCGAAAACGGAGGCGCTATTACTGTCCGCTATGATCTGAATGGCACGTTTGAAGGGAGCCTGGAAGAGTGTGAAAAAGCCTTCTCTTTCCTCTCCGGGCATTTCAAACTCACCAAACTTGATCCCTTCTACCGAAAAACCGAGATTGCCCTTCGCCGGGACTTTGATCTTAAAAAAGCCATAAATCTTCTGGAAACTCAAAACTTTGATGTCGAAATGGTTGACACCAAGTACGCAATCCACATCAAAAGTACCCGAATCAACAAAGGCGTGGGGCTTGAGAAGCTTGCAGAAATGATGGGGCTTGAAGCTGCGGATTTTGTGGCAATAGGGGATTCTGCAAATGATGTTGAGCTGTTTGAGGCTGCAGGTTTCGGGATTGCGGTTGCAAACGGCGATGAGAAAATAAAGGAAGCTGCAAATTACGTGACCGATGCCTCGTTTGGAGAGGGAGCAGTAGAAGCTATTGAATTTCTTGAATCAAATGGGTGGATATAA
- a CDS encoding transglutaminase-like domain-containing protein codes for MHTESNNIQDYLKKSEVINYDHKLIVDKCRELKKGTEDEISLIKKIYEFVRDEIHHSGDIGAQEVTCKASEVLEFGHGICCAKSHLLAAMLRFYGIPTGFCYQKLCSSKDVNRKFLHGLNAVYLKDLKKWIRLDARGNKPGIDAQFCMDEEKIARPVNKELGEEDNLIIFIEPNPTVVEVLKRSNNRDEMWAQWELGLKDLFGV; via the coding sequence ATGCACACTGAAAGCAATAATATTCAGGATTATCTCAAAAAGAGTGAAGTCATAAACTATGACCATAAGCTGATTGTTGATAAGTGCCGTGAACTAAAAAAAGGCACGGAAGACGAAATCAGCCTGATAAAGAAAATCTATGAATTCGTTCGGGATGAGATTCATCATTCAGGGGATATAGGTGCACAGGAGGTTACCTGTAAAGCATCGGAGGTTTTGGAGTTCGGGCATGGGATCTGTTGTGCTAAATCTCACCTGCTTGCAGCCATGCTAAGATTTTATGGGATACCAACCGGGTTCTGTTATCAGAAACTTTGTTCAAGCAAGGACGTTAACAGGAAATTCTTGCACGGCTTAAACGCTGTATATTTAAAAGATTTAAAAAAATGGATCAGGCTGGATGCAAGAGGCAATAAGCCAGGCATAGACGCTCAGTTTTGCATGGACGAGGAAAAAATTGCCCGACCAGTTAATAAAGAGCTTGGGGAAGAAGACAATCTGATAATATTCATAGAGCCAAATCCGACTGTTGTTGAAGTATTAAAAAGAAGTAATAATAGGGACGAAATGTGGGCGCAATGGGAACTCGGACTGAAAGACCTGTTCGGCGTTTGA
- a CDS encoding ISAzo13 family transposase gives MLEEMISKKYDLLKPFLDEKSKRLFAAAEALSIGTGNISIVSRATGISQDTIKKGCNELESGKSFSDDKIRAPGGGRKKSVEKDPTLLSDLEALIEPTSHGDPESPLRWTCKSLRNLAGELQNIGHKVSHARVADMLHMLGYSLQANKKTIEGTEHPDRDKQFEHINEKCKLFQGEHQPVISVDTKKKELIGNFRNVGRELRPKKDPIPVNVYDFKDRELGKVNPYEVYDITNNEGWVNVGIDHDTASFAVESIHRWWNLMGCKSYPDAKKLLITADCGGSNGSRVRLWKTELQKLTDEIGLEISVCHFPPGTSKWNKIEHRLFSQTTLNWREKPLTSYEVVVNLIAATTNSKGLEVKCMLDTNKYPKGIKIEKKQVEELGIIHDEFHGEWNYTFKPKNMVN, from the coding sequence ATGCTTGAGGAAATGATTTCCAAAAAATATGACTTACTAAAACCTTTTCTTGATGAAAAAAGCAAACGTCTTTTTGCCGCTGCAGAAGCGCTTAGTATTGGCACAGGTAACATCAGCATAGTTTCTCGTGCAACGGGTATTTCTCAAGATACAATTAAAAAAGGTTGCAATGAACTGGAAAGTGGCAAATCTTTTTCTGATGATAAAATACGTGCTCCTGGAGGAGGCCGTAAAAAGAGTGTTGAGAAAGATCCTACTCTTTTATCCGATCTTGAGGCACTTATTGAACCAACCAGTCATGGAGATCCGGAATCTCCTTTACGCTGGACTTGTAAAAGTCTTCGAAATTTAGCAGGAGAACTCCAGAATATAGGGCATAAAGTAAGTCATGCAAGAGTTGCGGATATGCTTCACATGCTTGGTTACAGTTTACAAGCGAATAAGAAAACCATAGAAGGAACTGAGCATCCTGATCGTGACAAACAGTTTGAGCATATAAATGAAAAATGTAAGCTATTTCAAGGTGAACATCAGCCTGTAATCTCAGTAGATACAAAAAAGAAAGAGTTAATTGGAAATTTCAGGAATGTTGGCCGTGAATTGCGTCCAAAAAAAGATCCAATACCTGTCAATGTATATGATTTTAAGGACAGGGAACTGGGAAAGGTAAATCCATATGAGGTATACGACATTACCAATAATGAGGGATGGGTAAACGTCGGCATAGATCATGATACAGCGTCTTTTGCAGTTGAAAGCATACATCGATGGTGGAATTTAATGGGATGTAAATCATATCCTGATGCAAAAAAACTTTTAATTACTGCAGATTGTGGGGGGAGCAATGGATCAAGAGTACGATTATGGAAAACAGAATTACAAAAATTAACGGATGAAATAGGATTGGAAATTTCGGTTTGCCACTTTCCTCCAGGCACAAGTAAATGGAATAAAATTGAGCATAGACTATTTTCCCAGACAACTCTAAATTGGAGGGAAAAACCATTAACAAGCTATGAAGTAGTTGTAAACCTTATTGCAGCAACAACTAACTCAAAAGGGCTTGAGGTAAAATGCATGTTAGACACGAATAAGTATCCAAAAGGAATTAAAATCGAAAAAAAACAGGTTGAAGAATTAGGTATTATACATGATGAGTTTCACGGAGAATGGAATTACACATTCAAACCAAAGAATATGGTGAATTAA
- a CDS encoding DUF1638 domain-containing protein, with product MPVMSILSCKIMQDEIVWILENDPAIDEVIVVENENIQEFSGKLNKVNLQHKILPIENIPLLSEINSECVKNSECVKNSECEKYTVLIYLMELGLHKNPKDLKNKVYETVELLTPFSSGILVFYGLCGNVLGNIETDFEGKSFPCPVRILKDRKNRIVDDCIGATVGGMDNYLSLLKSVGDAGTYLFTPMYSKGWREFFELDKLHKDPAKALKMMKKTHEIIGYKRVAKINTGLEYTENFDDSIREFAELFDFEILEFNNGNQEIFEDCYGKMKVEIKNK from the coding sequence ATGCCTGTTATGAGTATTCTTTCATGCAAAATAATGCAGGACGAGATTGTCTGGATTCTTGAAAATGACCCTGCAATTGATGAGGTCATTGTAGTTGAAAATGAAAACATCCAGGAATTCTCAGGAAAACTAAATAAAGTAAATCTTCAGCACAAAATACTTCCCATTGAAAATATCCCTTTACTTTCTGAAATAAACAGTGAATGTGTAAAAAACAGTGAATGTGTAAAAAACAGTGAATGTGAAAAATATACGGTACTGATCTACCTGATGGAGCTGGGCCTGCATAAAAATCCCAAAGATCTGAAAAACAAGGTATATGAGACCGTAGAGCTCCTCACACCATTCTCTTCCGGTATTCTGGTTTTTTACGGCTTATGTGGAAATGTGCTTGGAAATATCGAAACAGACTTTGAAGGAAAGTCCTTCCCATGCCCTGTTCGTATCCTTAAAGACAGGAAGAACAGAATAGTAGACGACTGCATAGGGGCGACTGTGGGAGGAATGGATAACTATCTGAGTTTACTCAAAAGTGTTGGTGACGCTGGAACTTATCTCTTTACGCCCATGTACAGTAAGGGCTGGAGAGAGTTTTTTGAACTGGATAAGTTGCACAAAGACCCGGCTAAAGCCTTGAAAATGATGAAAAAAACCCATGAAATAATTGGCTATAAGAGGGTTGCAAAGATTAATACCGGACTTGAATATACTGAAAATTTCGATGATTCTATCCGAGAATTTGCAGAACTTTTTGATTTTGAAATACTGGAATTTAATAATGGCAACCAGGAAATTTTCGAAGATTGTTATGGGAAAATGAAAGTGGAAATCAAGAATAAATAA
- a CDS encoding TetR/AcrR family transcriptional regulator, with translation MKEMNETNQQILHYAGNFLQCRGYNGFSYRDISRKLGIKNAAIHHYYPQKEDLVAAFLEISRHKFTANIAQIVESGGSAREQLQYYFDYALKEFDEGKSICPPGSVMIDFEELPEKVKKQHLLLLDEILTWLSGVLKIGLEQGELNFSDPVEARADAIFETLLGARQLSSIKGRKTLVRSIALLKSDLGWKD, from the coding sequence ATGAAAGAGATGAACGAAACCAATCAACAGATACTCCATTATGCAGGGAACTTTTTGCAGTGTCGGGGTTATAATGGATTCAGCTATAGAGACATTTCCCGGAAACTGGGCATAAAGAACGCTGCAATTCATCACTACTACCCCCAGAAAGAAGATCTGGTTGCAGCTTTCCTGGAGATCAGCAGGCATAAATTTACTGCAAATATTGCTCAAATTGTGGAATCGGGAGGTTCAGCCCGTGAGCAGCTTCAATATTACTTTGATTACGCCCTGAAAGAATTTGATGAAGGCAAAAGTATCTGCCCACCAGGTTCGGTAATGATTGATTTTGAAGAACTTCCGGAAAAGGTAAAAAAGCAGCATCTTCTGTTACTGGATGAAATTCTGACCTGGCTATCCGGAGTCCTGAAAATCGGACTGGAGCAGGGAGAGCTCAATTTCTCTGACCCTGTGGAGGCACGCGCAGATGCGATATTTGAAACCTTATTGGGGGCCAGGCAATTATCCAGTATAAAGGGAAGAAAAACGCTTGTCAGATCAATTGCTCTACTAAAATCCGATCTTGGATGGAAGGACTGA